The following are encoded together in the Chanodichthys erythropterus isolate Z2021 chromosome 16, ASM2448905v1, whole genome shotgun sequence genome:
- the mrpl34 gene encoding 39S ribosomal protein L34, mitochondrial, whose amino-acid sequence MSTLRTAFLRFSWAQSSCWSNGSHPTIFSCSQLRSISSLVLSRTGGEQTFLQGNLNTKAEGPCVFQQPLWHHQQVRTVKRGTEYQPKNIKRKRTHGWIKRISAPGGIEVILRRMLKGRKSLTH is encoded by the exons ATGAGCACGTTACGAACAGCATTTTTGCGCTTTTCGTGGGCACAGAGTTCGTGTTG GAGTAATGGCAGTCACCCTACCATATTCAGCTGCAGTCAACTACGCTCTATCAGTTCCTTGGTTCTTTCAAGGACAGGGGGCGAGCAAACTTTCCTGCAAGGGAACTTGAACACCAAAGCAGAGGGACCCTGTGTTTTCCAGCAACCACTCTGGCACCATCAACAGGTCCGCACAGTCAAGCGTGGGACAGAATATCAACCAAAGAACATCAAACGAAAGAGGACCCATGGCTGGATCAAAAGAATTAGCGCTCCAGGTGGAATCGAAGTAATCCTGCGCCGAATGCTCAAAGGACGGAAATCCCTCACTCATTGA
- the ano8a gene encoding anoctamin-8 isoform X2 gives MSSAVLEKLLRGRLFHARQYLMGHKSTITMAPAENCDILMTFPDTTDDHTLLWLLNQIRLGIPQIRIQIRQHKYTHTYAFFIASTFENLLRGAEQMGMQKAVKPRYGGGTRRFSCEEDDIYENIESELCFFTSQERQSIIKYWLDNLRAKQGDALHNIHFLEGQPIIPELIARGVILQMFPLHEQRILNQLMTSWVQAVCERQPLDDVCDYFGVKIAMYFAWLGFYTNSMLYPAVIGFLLWIFAESDQTSQDICCVVFAIFNVVWATLFLERWKRREAELAYKWGTLDTPTESLEEPRPQFRGIKRRSPVTGCEEFFYPPWKRRMFRWLVSFPICILCLCFVCLAMFICLELQEFVIETKELPSICRFIPKILLAITVTVCDEVYKKIALWLNDMENYRLQSTYDNNLILKTVFFQFINSYLSLFYIGFYLKDMERLKEMLATLLIFRQFLQNIKEVLQPYLYEHHKLGALRTLWDLIQTMLLNYSHLIVQRIRLTCQASLDMNKTGTSPEQSEKRERRSLIASYRVPKTEEGDDDAGLKQRKVSFTEKVEYKDKVVEAPTQASLQDDGSPTLVEEGMDPSLIFDIRDDDDDDDHRETDDSVSKPLGPQRRKTKSARDNNSPEKKMSWMDPPEETESTVLTQPEVESCMLVYEDTLQDYQEMFIQFGYVVLFSSAFPLAAMCALINNIVEIRSDALKLCTGLQRPFGQRVENIGQWQTAMEAMGLIAIIVNCYLIGQCGQLQRLFPWMSPEAAIISVVVLEHFAILLKYVIHVAIPDIPNWVADEMAKLEYQRREALKKHERLAQQHQQQQRRKSEEEEEHHKMAEELARQDSEQDKSDLSGGEDHHHEKTPGAKFSSGGDKLKRPSSLLGNNNVMKLKQIIPLQSKFTSTTSPTSGEAKLPGFLKFLKSQELKKEAAAAVAPAGTHGSHEKSQSPSKSFNPGKRFNFGKETACTGAGSEQQAKPEDVSRATNAQNTNNDQSSSSEELPSEVEKSESSDFGNNLSKKQ, from the exons AGAAATTGCTCAGAGGTCGTCTCTTTCATGCCAGGCAGTACCTCATGGGGCATAAATCTACCATCACAATGGCACCCGCTGAAAACTGTGATATTCTTATGACATTCCCAG ACACCACAGATGACCATACGCTGTTATGGTTACTGAACCAAATCCGACTGGGAATTCCACAAATCAGGATCCAGATCCGACAGCATAAATACACTCACACCTATGCATTCTTCATTGCCTCAACCTTTGAGAA CTTGTTGCGTGGAGCTGAACAGATGGGGATGCAAAAGGCAGTGAAGCCACGCTATGGAGGCGGCACTCGCAGGTTTTCATGTGAGGAGGATGACATCTATGAAAACATTGAGAGTGAGCTGTGTTTCTTCACATCGCAG GAGCGTCAGAGTATTATCAAATATTGGTTGGATAATCTGCGGGCCAAACAGGGCGATGCCCTTCATAATATTCACTTCCTGGAGGGTCAACCAATCA TTCCAGAGCTTATAGCCAGAGGAGTGATTCTTCAAATGTTTCCCCTTCATGAGCAGAGAATCCTGAACCAGTTGATGACTTCCTGGGTTCAGGCAGTCTGTGAGAGGCAACCTCTAG ATGATGTGTGCGATTATTTTGGCGTGAAGATTGCCATGTACTTTGCATGGTTGGGCTTTTACACCAACTCTATGCTGTATCCAGCAGTGATTGGCTTTCTGCTCTGGATCTTTGCTGAGTCTGATCAG ACAAGTCAGGATATCTGCTGTGTGGTATTTGCCATTTTTAATGTGGTGTGGGCAACACTGTTCCTGGAGAGATGGAAGCGGCGGGAAGCAGAATTGGCATACAAGTGGGGAACGCTGGACACCCCCACCGAGTCACTAGAGGAACCCCGTCCACAGTTTCGA GGAATTAAGCGCCGCAGTCCAGTGACAGGCTGTGAGGAGTTTTTCTACCCACCCTGGAAGAGGAGAATGTTCCGCTGGTTGGTCAGCTTTCCCATCTGCATCCTCTGTCTCTGCTTCGTCTGCTTGGCCATGTTTATCTGTCTGGAACTTCAA GAATTTGTCATCGAAACAAAAGAGTTGCCAAGCATATGTAGATTTATTCCCAAAATTCTTTTGGCTATAACTGTTACTGTCTGTGATGAAGTGTACAAGAAAATAGCTCTCTGGCTCAATGATATGG AAAATTACAGACTTCAAAGCACTTATGACAATAATCTCATACTCAAGACTGTGTTT TTTCAGTTCATAAATTCTTACCTCAGCCTTTTCTACATTGGATTTTATCTCAAAGACATGGAGCGGTTAAAAGAG ATGCTGGCTACATTATTGATCTTCCGCCAGTTTCTACAAAATATCAAAGAAGTGCTACAGCCATATCTCTATGAGCACCATAAATTAGGTGCTTTGAGGACGTTATGGGACTTAATTCAAACTATGCTCCTGAACTATAGTCATTTGATAGTGCAAAGGATACGACTGACTTGTCAAGCCAGTTTGGACATGAATAAAACTGGCACGTCTCCAGAGCAatcagagaagagagagaggaggagttTAATTGCCAGCTACAGAGTTCCCAAAACAGAGGAAGGGGATGATGATGCTGGTCTGAAGCAAAGGAAGGTCAGCTTCACCGAGAAGGTGGAATACAAAGACAAGGTTGTGGAAGCACCAACACAGGCCAGCTTACAGGACGATGGCAGTCCTACCCTTGTGGAGGAAGGAATGGATCCATCCTTAATATTTGATATACGtgatgatgacgatgatgatgatCACAGAGAAACGGATGATTCTGTGAGTAAACCACTAGGACCCCAGAGAAGAAAGACGAAATCTGCTCGGGACAACAACAGTCCGGAAAAGAAAATGTCCTGGATGGACCCTCCAGAGGAGACTGAATCTACTGTTTTGACCCAACCGGAAGTTGAAAGTTGCATGCTAGTTTATGAG GATACACTCCAAGATTACCAGGAGATGTTCATACAGTTTGGCTATGTCGTGCTCTTCTCTTCTGCATTTCCTCTGGCAGCCATGTGTGCCCTCATAAACAACATTGTAGAGATCCGAAGTGATGCCTTAAAACTTTGCACAGGCCTCCAGAGACCCTTTGGGCAAAGGGTTGAAAACATTGGACAATGGCAG ACCGCAATGGAGGCCATGGGTTTGATTGCAATAATTGTGAACTGTTACCTTATTGGTCAGTGTGGACAGCTGCAACGACTCTTCCCCTGGATGAGCCCTGAGGCAGCCATCATCTCTGTTGTAGTATTAGAG CACTTTGCCATTCTGCTCAAATACGTAATTCACGTTGCAATTCCTGATATTCCAAATTGGGTAGCAGATGAGATGGCCAAACTTGAATACCAGCGGAGAGAAGCTCTCAAG AAACATGAACGCCTCGCACAGCAGcaccaacagcagcagcggAGGAAGTctgaagaagaagaggaacatCACAAAATGGCAGAGGAATTGGCACGACAAGACAGTGAGCAAGACAAGTCTGATCTCAGTGGGGGTGAGGACCATCACCATGAAAAAACCCCAGGGGCCAAGTTCAGCTCCGGAGGAGATAAACTCAAGAGACCCAGCTCCCTTTTAGGCAACAATAACGTAATGAAACTCAAACAGATAATCCCACTTCAGAGTAAATTCACCTCTACCACTTCTCCCACAAGTGGTGAGGCCAAACTTCCAGGTTTTCTGAAGTTCCTCAAGTCCCAAGAGTTAAAAAAGGAAGCCGCCGCAGCAGTTGCGCCTGCAGGTACACATGGGAGCCATGAGAAATCACAGTCTCCCAGCAAGTCCTTCAACCCAGGAAAACGCTTCAACTTTGGAAAAGAAACTGCATGTACTGGTGCTGGTTCTGAACAGCAAGCGAAACCAGAAGACGTCTCAAGAGCCACTAATGCGCAAAACACAAATAATGACCAAAGTTCCTCATCAGAAGAGCTTCCATCTGAGGTTGAAAAGAGTGAGAGCTCAGACTTTGGAAATAATCTTTCAAAAAAACAGTGA
- the ano8a gene encoding anoctamin-8 isoform X1, with amino-acid sequence MSSAVLEKLLRGRLFHARQYLMGHKSTITMAPAENCDILMTFPDTTDDHTLLWLLNQIRLGIPQIRIQIRQHKYTHTYAFFIASTFENLLRGAEQMGMQKAVKPRYGGGTRRFSCEEDDIYENIESELCFFTSQERQSIIKYWLDNLRAKQGDALHNIHFLEGQPIIPELIARGVILQMFPLHEQRILNQLMTSWVQAVCERQPLDDVCDYFGVKIAMYFAWLGFYTNSMLYPAVIGFLLWIFAESDQFFDMQTSQDICCVVFAIFNVVWATLFLERWKRREAELAYKWGTLDTPTESLEEPRPQFRGIKRRSPVTGCEEFFYPPWKRRMFRWLVSFPICILCLCFVCLAMFICLELQEFVIETKELPSICRFIPKILLAITVTVCDEVYKKIALWLNDMENYRLQSTYDNNLILKTVFFQFINSYLSLFYIGFYLKDMERLKEMLATLLIFRQFLQNIKEVLQPYLYEHHKLGALRTLWDLIQTMLLNYSHLIVQRIRLTCQASLDMNKTGTSPEQSEKRERRSLIASYRVPKTEEGDDDAGLKQRKVSFTEKVEYKDKVVEAPTQASLQDDGSPTLVEEGMDPSLIFDIRDDDDDDDHRETDDSVSKPLGPQRRKTKSARDNNSPEKKMSWMDPPEETESTVLTQPEVESCMLVYEDTLQDYQEMFIQFGYVVLFSSAFPLAAMCALINNIVEIRSDALKLCTGLQRPFGQRVENIGQWQTAMEAMGLIAIIVNCYLIGQCGQLQRLFPWMSPEAAIISVVVLEHFAILLKYVIHVAIPDIPNWVADEMAKLEYQRREALKKHERLAQQHQQQQRRKSEEEEEHHKMAEELARQDSEQDKSDLSGGEDHHHEKTPGAKFSSGGDKLKRPSSLLGNNNVMKLKQIIPLQSKFTSTTSPTSGEAKLPGFLKFLKSQELKKEAAAAVAPAGTHGSHEKSQSPSKSFNPGKRFNFGKETACTGAGSEQQAKPEDVSRATNAQNTNNDQSSSSEELPSEVEKSESSDFGNNLSKKQ; translated from the exons AGAAATTGCTCAGAGGTCGTCTCTTTCATGCCAGGCAGTACCTCATGGGGCATAAATCTACCATCACAATGGCACCCGCTGAAAACTGTGATATTCTTATGACATTCCCAG ACACCACAGATGACCATACGCTGTTATGGTTACTGAACCAAATCCGACTGGGAATTCCACAAATCAGGATCCAGATCCGACAGCATAAATACACTCACACCTATGCATTCTTCATTGCCTCAACCTTTGAGAA CTTGTTGCGTGGAGCTGAACAGATGGGGATGCAAAAGGCAGTGAAGCCACGCTATGGAGGCGGCACTCGCAGGTTTTCATGTGAGGAGGATGACATCTATGAAAACATTGAGAGTGAGCTGTGTTTCTTCACATCGCAG GAGCGTCAGAGTATTATCAAATATTGGTTGGATAATCTGCGGGCCAAACAGGGCGATGCCCTTCATAATATTCACTTCCTGGAGGGTCAACCAATCA TTCCAGAGCTTATAGCCAGAGGAGTGATTCTTCAAATGTTTCCCCTTCATGAGCAGAGAATCCTGAACCAGTTGATGACTTCCTGGGTTCAGGCAGTCTGTGAGAGGCAACCTCTAG ATGATGTGTGCGATTATTTTGGCGTGAAGATTGCCATGTACTTTGCATGGTTGGGCTTTTACACCAACTCTATGCTGTATCCAGCAGTGATTGGCTTTCTGCTCTGGATCTTTGCTGAGTCTGATCAG TTTTTTGATATGCAGACAAGTCAGGATATCTGCTGTGTGGTATTTGCCATTTTTAATGTGGTGTGGGCAACACTGTTCCTGGAGAGATGGAAGCGGCGGGAAGCAGAATTGGCATACAAGTGGGGAACGCTGGACACCCCCACCGAGTCACTAGAGGAACCCCGTCCACAGTTTCGA GGAATTAAGCGCCGCAGTCCAGTGACAGGCTGTGAGGAGTTTTTCTACCCACCCTGGAAGAGGAGAATGTTCCGCTGGTTGGTCAGCTTTCCCATCTGCATCCTCTGTCTCTGCTTCGTCTGCTTGGCCATGTTTATCTGTCTGGAACTTCAA GAATTTGTCATCGAAACAAAAGAGTTGCCAAGCATATGTAGATTTATTCCCAAAATTCTTTTGGCTATAACTGTTACTGTCTGTGATGAAGTGTACAAGAAAATAGCTCTCTGGCTCAATGATATGG AAAATTACAGACTTCAAAGCACTTATGACAATAATCTCATACTCAAGACTGTGTTT TTTCAGTTCATAAATTCTTACCTCAGCCTTTTCTACATTGGATTTTATCTCAAAGACATGGAGCGGTTAAAAGAG ATGCTGGCTACATTATTGATCTTCCGCCAGTTTCTACAAAATATCAAAGAAGTGCTACAGCCATATCTCTATGAGCACCATAAATTAGGTGCTTTGAGGACGTTATGGGACTTAATTCAAACTATGCTCCTGAACTATAGTCATTTGATAGTGCAAAGGATACGACTGACTTGTCAAGCCAGTTTGGACATGAATAAAACTGGCACGTCTCCAGAGCAatcagagaagagagagaggaggagttTAATTGCCAGCTACAGAGTTCCCAAAACAGAGGAAGGGGATGATGATGCTGGTCTGAAGCAAAGGAAGGTCAGCTTCACCGAGAAGGTGGAATACAAAGACAAGGTTGTGGAAGCACCAACACAGGCCAGCTTACAGGACGATGGCAGTCCTACCCTTGTGGAGGAAGGAATGGATCCATCCTTAATATTTGATATACGtgatgatgacgatgatgatgatCACAGAGAAACGGATGATTCTGTGAGTAAACCACTAGGACCCCAGAGAAGAAAGACGAAATCTGCTCGGGACAACAACAGTCCGGAAAAGAAAATGTCCTGGATGGACCCTCCAGAGGAGACTGAATCTACTGTTTTGACCCAACCGGAAGTTGAAAGTTGCATGCTAGTTTATGAG GATACACTCCAAGATTACCAGGAGATGTTCATACAGTTTGGCTATGTCGTGCTCTTCTCTTCTGCATTTCCTCTGGCAGCCATGTGTGCCCTCATAAACAACATTGTAGAGATCCGAAGTGATGCCTTAAAACTTTGCACAGGCCTCCAGAGACCCTTTGGGCAAAGGGTTGAAAACATTGGACAATGGCAG ACCGCAATGGAGGCCATGGGTTTGATTGCAATAATTGTGAACTGTTACCTTATTGGTCAGTGTGGACAGCTGCAACGACTCTTCCCCTGGATGAGCCCTGAGGCAGCCATCATCTCTGTTGTAGTATTAGAG CACTTTGCCATTCTGCTCAAATACGTAATTCACGTTGCAATTCCTGATATTCCAAATTGGGTAGCAGATGAGATGGCCAAACTTGAATACCAGCGGAGAGAAGCTCTCAAG AAACATGAACGCCTCGCACAGCAGcaccaacagcagcagcggAGGAAGTctgaagaagaagaggaacatCACAAAATGGCAGAGGAATTGGCACGACAAGACAGTGAGCAAGACAAGTCTGATCTCAGTGGGGGTGAGGACCATCACCATGAAAAAACCCCAGGGGCCAAGTTCAGCTCCGGAGGAGATAAACTCAAGAGACCCAGCTCCCTTTTAGGCAACAATAACGTAATGAAACTCAAACAGATAATCCCACTTCAGAGTAAATTCACCTCTACCACTTCTCCCACAAGTGGTGAGGCCAAACTTCCAGGTTTTCTGAAGTTCCTCAAGTCCCAAGAGTTAAAAAAGGAAGCCGCCGCAGCAGTTGCGCCTGCAGGTACACATGGGAGCCATGAGAAATCACAGTCTCCCAGCAAGTCCTTCAACCCAGGAAAACGCTTCAACTTTGGAAAAGAAACTGCATGTACTGGTGCTGGTTCTGAACAGCAAGCGAAACCAGAAGACGTCTCAAGAGCCACTAATGCGCAAAACACAAATAATGACCAAAGTTCCTCATCAGAAGAGCTTCCATCTGAGGTTGAAAAGAGTGAGAGCTCAGACTTTGGAAATAATCTTTCAAAAAAACAGTGA
- the ano8a gene encoding anoctamin-8 isoform X3: protein MEAALAGFHVRRMTSMKTLRERQSIIKYWLDNLRAKQGDALHNIHFLEGQPIIPELIARGVILQMFPLHEQRILNQLMTSWVQAVCERQPLDDVCDYFGVKIAMYFAWLGFYTNSMLYPAVIGFLLWIFAESDQFFDMQTSQDICCVVFAIFNVVWATLFLERWKRREAELAYKWGTLDTPTESLEEPRPQFRGIKRRSPVTGCEEFFYPPWKRRMFRWLVSFPICILCLCFVCLAMFICLELQEFVIETKELPSICRFIPKILLAITVTVCDEVYKKIALWLNDMENYRLQSTYDNNLILKTVFFQFINSYLSLFYIGFYLKDMERLKEMLATLLIFRQFLQNIKEVLQPYLYEHHKLGALRTLWDLIQTMLLNYSHLIVQRIRLTCQASLDMNKTGTSPEQSEKRERRSLIASYRVPKTEEGDDDAGLKQRKVSFTEKVEYKDKVVEAPTQASLQDDGSPTLVEEGMDPSLIFDIRDDDDDDDHRETDDSVSKPLGPQRRKTKSARDNNSPEKKMSWMDPPEETESTVLTQPEVESCMLVYEDTLQDYQEMFIQFGYVVLFSSAFPLAAMCALINNIVEIRSDALKLCTGLQRPFGQRVENIGQWQTAMEAMGLIAIIVNCYLIGQCGQLQRLFPWMSPEAAIISVVVLEHFAILLKYVIHVAIPDIPNWVADEMAKLEYQRREALKKHERLAQQHQQQQRRKSEEEEEHHKMAEELARQDSEQDKSDLSGGEDHHHEKTPGAKFSSGGDKLKRPSSLLGNNNVMKLKQIIPLQSKFTSTTSPTSGEAKLPGFLKFLKSQELKKEAAAAVAPAGTHGSHEKSQSPSKSFNPGKRFNFGKETACTGAGSEQQAKPEDVSRATNAQNTNNDQSSSSEELPSEVEKSESSDFGNNLSKKQ, encoded by the exons ATGGAGGCGGCACTCGCAGGTTTTCATGTGAGGAGGATGACATCTATGAAAACATTGAGA GAGCGTCAGAGTATTATCAAATATTGGTTGGATAATCTGCGGGCCAAACAGGGCGATGCCCTTCATAATATTCACTTCCTGGAGGGTCAACCAATCA TTCCAGAGCTTATAGCCAGAGGAGTGATTCTTCAAATGTTTCCCCTTCATGAGCAGAGAATCCTGAACCAGTTGATGACTTCCTGGGTTCAGGCAGTCTGTGAGAGGCAACCTCTAG ATGATGTGTGCGATTATTTTGGCGTGAAGATTGCCATGTACTTTGCATGGTTGGGCTTTTACACCAACTCTATGCTGTATCCAGCAGTGATTGGCTTTCTGCTCTGGATCTTTGCTGAGTCTGATCAG TTTTTTGATATGCAGACAAGTCAGGATATCTGCTGTGTGGTATTTGCCATTTTTAATGTGGTGTGGGCAACACTGTTCCTGGAGAGATGGAAGCGGCGGGAAGCAGAATTGGCATACAAGTGGGGAACGCTGGACACCCCCACCGAGTCACTAGAGGAACCCCGTCCACAGTTTCGA GGAATTAAGCGCCGCAGTCCAGTGACAGGCTGTGAGGAGTTTTTCTACCCACCCTGGAAGAGGAGAATGTTCCGCTGGTTGGTCAGCTTTCCCATCTGCATCCTCTGTCTCTGCTTCGTCTGCTTGGCCATGTTTATCTGTCTGGAACTTCAA GAATTTGTCATCGAAACAAAAGAGTTGCCAAGCATATGTAGATTTATTCCCAAAATTCTTTTGGCTATAACTGTTACTGTCTGTGATGAAGTGTACAAGAAAATAGCTCTCTGGCTCAATGATATGG AAAATTACAGACTTCAAAGCACTTATGACAATAATCTCATACTCAAGACTGTGTTT TTTCAGTTCATAAATTCTTACCTCAGCCTTTTCTACATTGGATTTTATCTCAAAGACATGGAGCGGTTAAAAGAG ATGCTGGCTACATTATTGATCTTCCGCCAGTTTCTACAAAATATCAAAGAAGTGCTACAGCCATATCTCTATGAGCACCATAAATTAGGTGCTTTGAGGACGTTATGGGACTTAATTCAAACTATGCTCCTGAACTATAGTCATTTGATAGTGCAAAGGATACGACTGACTTGTCAAGCCAGTTTGGACATGAATAAAACTGGCACGTCTCCAGAGCAatcagagaagagagagaggaggagttTAATTGCCAGCTACAGAGTTCCCAAAACAGAGGAAGGGGATGATGATGCTGGTCTGAAGCAAAGGAAGGTCAGCTTCACCGAGAAGGTGGAATACAAAGACAAGGTTGTGGAAGCACCAACACAGGCCAGCTTACAGGACGATGGCAGTCCTACCCTTGTGGAGGAAGGAATGGATCCATCCTTAATATTTGATATACGtgatgatgacgatgatgatgatCACAGAGAAACGGATGATTCTGTGAGTAAACCACTAGGACCCCAGAGAAGAAAGACGAAATCTGCTCGGGACAACAACAGTCCGGAAAAGAAAATGTCCTGGATGGACCCTCCAGAGGAGACTGAATCTACTGTTTTGACCCAACCGGAAGTTGAAAGTTGCATGCTAGTTTATGAG GATACACTCCAAGATTACCAGGAGATGTTCATACAGTTTGGCTATGTCGTGCTCTTCTCTTCTGCATTTCCTCTGGCAGCCATGTGTGCCCTCATAAACAACATTGTAGAGATCCGAAGTGATGCCTTAAAACTTTGCACAGGCCTCCAGAGACCCTTTGGGCAAAGGGTTGAAAACATTGGACAATGGCAG ACCGCAATGGAGGCCATGGGTTTGATTGCAATAATTGTGAACTGTTACCTTATTGGTCAGTGTGGACAGCTGCAACGACTCTTCCCCTGGATGAGCCCTGAGGCAGCCATCATCTCTGTTGTAGTATTAGAG CACTTTGCCATTCTGCTCAAATACGTAATTCACGTTGCAATTCCTGATATTCCAAATTGGGTAGCAGATGAGATGGCCAAACTTGAATACCAGCGGAGAGAAGCTCTCAAG AAACATGAACGCCTCGCACAGCAGcaccaacagcagcagcggAGGAAGTctgaagaagaagaggaacatCACAAAATGGCAGAGGAATTGGCACGACAAGACAGTGAGCAAGACAAGTCTGATCTCAGTGGGGGTGAGGACCATCACCATGAAAAAACCCCAGGGGCCAAGTTCAGCTCCGGAGGAGATAAACTCAAGAGACCCAGCTCCCTTTTAGGCAACAATAACGTAATGAAACTCAAACAGATAATCCCACTTCAGAGTAAATTCACCTCTACCACTTCTCCCACAAGTGGTGAGGCCAAACTTCCAGGTTTTCTGAAGTTCCTCAAGTCCCAAGAGTTAAAAAAGGAAGCCGCCGCAGCAGTTGCGCCTGCAGGTACACATGGGAGCCATGAGAAATCACAGTCTCCCAGCAAGTCCTTCAACCCAGGAAAACGCTTCAACTTTGGAAAAGAAACTGCATGTACTGGTGCTGGTTCTGAACAGCAAGCGAAACCAGAAGACGTCTCAAGAGCCACTAATGCGCAAAACACAAATAATGACCAAAGTTCCTCATCAGAAGAGCTTCCATCTGAGGTTGAAAAGAGTGAGAGCTCAGACTTTGGAAATAATCTTTCAAAAAAACAGTGA